A genomic stretch from Falco naumanni isolate bFalNau1 chromosome 8, bFalNau1.pat, whole genome shotgun sequence includes:
- the CXXC5 gene encoding CXXC-type zinc finger protein 5, whose product MSNLGSHQDTGNKPETEKNNQDDSQPPVNSERRNKSGIISEPLNKSLKKSRPLSHYSTFGSSSSVSEHSEKGNPLANGNEATVDKSHSTSKHKNISSMLSKLDRVSEISSEGQTALQQFAQSTEMLKRVVQEHLPLASDHGTGISDMEAVSAAETMNGPSDFPYLGAFPINPGLFIMTPAGVFLAESALHMAGLAEYPMQNELASAINSGKKKRKRCGMCPPCRRRINCEQCSSCRNRKTGHQICKFRKCEELKKKPSAALEKVMLPTGAAFRWFQ is encoded by the exons ATGTCAAATTTGGGCTCCCATCAAGACACTGGGAACAAGCCAGAGAcggaaaaaaataaccaagatGACTCTCAACCCCCCGTCAACTCCGAGAGGAGGAACAAAAGTGGAATAATAAGTGAACCTTTGAACAAAAGTCTTAAGAAGTCCCGTCCACTCTCCCACTATTCCACCTTTGGTAGCAGCAGCTCGGTAAGCGAACATTCAGAGAAAGGCAACCCCTTAGCTAATGGCAATGAAGCGACTGTGGATAAAAGTCATTCTACCTCAAAGCACAAAAACATCTCTAGTATGCTGAGCAAATTAGACCGGGTGTCGGAGATCTCCTCAGAAGGACAGACCGCCCTACAACAGTTTGCTCAGTCGACAGAAATGCTCAAAAGAGTGGTACAGGAGCATCTTCCTCTAGCAAGCGACCACGGGACTGGTATCTCTGACATGGAGGCAGTCTCAGCTGCAGAGACAATGAACGGCCCCTCTGATTTTCCTTACCTGGGGGCTTTTCCCATCAACCCAGGCCTTTTCATTATGACCCCTGCCGGCGTGTTTCTGGCAGAGAGCGCGCTCCATATGGCTGGCTTGGCAGAGTATCCCATGCAGAATGAGTTGGCATCTGCCATCAATTCGGGGAAAAAGAAACGGAAAAGATGCGGCATGTGCCCGCCCTGCCGAAGACGGATAAACTGCGAGCAGTGCAGCAGTTGTAGGAATCGCAAAACTGGCCACCAGATTTGCAAATTCCGAAAATGTGAAGAACTCAAAAAGAAGccttctgcagcactggag aaGGTGATGCTTCCTACAGGAGCCGCGTTCAGATGGTTCCAGTAG